The following proteins come from a genomic window of Leguminivora glycinivorella isolate SPB_JAAS2020 chromosome 6, LegGlyc_1.1, whole genome shotgun sequence:
- the LOC125226999 gene encoding tyrosine-protein phosphatase non-receptor type 23, translating to MEAVPKLPLLSFELKVSPETTHFGPKLKQYIADAYREDPESYSNEMHQLESLRSSAVRPSIDAAGLSALYRYFCQLRAIQSRFPMAKGQPASCTFAWKDLYANMSSPLADIRFEMACILHNIGALHTQLGASEPRTSPESLKAACTHFQNAAWAFQLVKEQYPQPTGLDVSPEMMTLLQEICFAQAQECILEKSIQDTRKPSVIGAVATQVMFFYRNCLNHLGASTGSENVHEIIGGKLYNFWHRFLSFKSFYISCIVCLYQGMNAEEQQKMGERVAFYQLAVDKLAEAQKLAKYVEPVQVTKEALTFTNDVVEGKRKAAKNENEFIYHEEVPEKDLLMDMKPVCLVKALPVNLNDPEVSGPDIFSRLIPMGAHEASSVYSEEKAKLLRQVVGQVEAKNTELTEFMSSLQLDQLEVLDSDQKIPQEIVDRCAAMNAKTEVIQTLVDSMNNLAEIISDVENSLAEIKTLIQEETLKEKEFQKVMGPRPPSIVQTELSREFHKYQEAHARTNESNQVLHKAMTLHIANLRQLAVPLDVLQSRIPTIDNIEGLDREAMTEMRRVVGKARHMQAQRDQLVGSLRAAVAADDVTSALLARATEPRDQLFAQELAKHDAQVKIIETNLAAQENIINRLTSLYASYGESRRMLSDLLRKRESIINALITSYDTYGELLGKCQKGLEFYKKLSHNVNQLLTRLRGTCQVQEEERESLLAKNNKGSKAATPAPSSPARMERSESVEPRSEGSGLKLKDYLPYMKKRQLPKTPQGTGQPETLPPEAYYPESIYPTSVRPAPVGSEATDPTQMQLPDGVMPQMMPNQYSRYGAPYSQEPEPYSTPSNFSYGSKGYEKPEENPYYSAYTPPQYSHQMTNPQTYANPYYSGSQDSGTIVTDSQSTSYAMHSQANSNIPSNSQSVPSSAPTTSQTNTPYIYDMYGQNQIAPIPENPSMTYSGQDLTANFSQMQVSAPKDYQPSTFGNDYSQTYYSVNYPQAATPNMATYSNAEQNNTNTNSTQSTDYNTLNYPYSEVPYAPNSASTYAPNAVSTYAPNSASTYAPNSTATYAPASVASYTASVASSTYAPNSSSTYAANSTGAAYTPNSAPNVSAFISEQYNYTTGYETSSQNYPTYTNADTTAYVTTTVTNVPVSIESTYNPPEPNPALSQIDAFDQPIKSHVTGEALNYPKYQSYEPSYTPTPTQEAPPSSNYHQDPSNVNYAHTYQNHPGYNFNPGTGAYDYNYGSQNSYASYVQPNIENTKDPNWNPQGVYTSAGACETLQSPSETPQTPQPSDNQTYYNTPYGYITNTNQSQVMVSNPEVTTTNYGANVNQSTYMQSGEQYNTSVTFSNNQATTPKEEIPEPTFEAKPEPIQGPPVEEPTPIKEEIEMAPEPSVFDLLSDIDFSVEQTPLTPQIKVPQISESAIKKPIQVPKVEPTPKPVPKEEVIQRPAKRDLFSDPSLLNSFTQEVKKLQALVDSLTNKVPGGLTLLDSKWKSFQDLQNKENMTRSKNIAKQYKSGNIGPYDDSRLTLRSDPNAYINASYYKQLSPWCIPLVISSMPEERSYSVFWKAVVENKITSVVCLLSEIEMQGKFYWPTAKGQSLDLPGVKIVLDDVTCNVHWTERNLTVTHGSTVHKVNHYQISVFPAKIVCSPIILLVDEILSETFENRLSNQLSGAWLQCGPGGGRSALLALTVALACQVRAGQPQLCDTLDAACANLYKHRTDVLEDTKFLADAYRTALFYVQGVLCSGTTSFNGEAISVPTGASVLPPPPTTPAPSSQRTKFSRESFEEMKQSPGLKSGDMKDPLNFLDPLWSLKKK from the exons ATGGAGGCGGTGCCCAAGTTGCCGTTGTTGAGTTTCGAGCTTAAAGTGAGTCCGGAGACCACACACTTTGGGCCGAAACTTAAGCAG TACATTGCGGATGCGTACAGGGAAGACCCTGAGAGCTATAGCAATGAGATGCATCAGCTGGAAAGCCTGCGGTCGTCCGCCGTAAGGCCTTCCATTGACGCCGCAGGTCTCAGCGCGCTATACAGATATTTCTGCCAACTCAGAGCCATCCAGAGCAGGTTTCCGATGGCTAAAGGGCAACCAGCGTCTTGTACGTTTGCCTG GAAAGACCTCTATGCAAACATGAGTAGTCCCCTAGCAGACATTCGTTTCGAAATGGCTTGTATACTGCACAACATTGGGGCTCTCCACACCCAACTCGGGGCCTCAGAACCCCGTACATCTCCGGAAAGTCTCAAAGCGGCATGTACCCACTTCCAAAATGCGGCATGGGCCTTTCAGCTGGTGAAGGAACAGTATCCGCAGCCAACAGGGTTGGATGTGTCACCGGAAATGATGACACTGCTGCAGGAGATCTGCTTTGCTCAAGCGCAGGAGTGTATACTTGAGAAGAGTATTCAGGATACTAGGAAACCTAGTGTTATAG GTGCTGTGGCAACCCAGGTGATGTTTTTCTACCGAAACTGCCTGAACCACCTTGGAGCATCAACAGGCTCCGAGAATGTCCATGAAATAATCGGCGGCAAGCTCTACAACTTCTGGCATCGGTTCCTGTCGTTCAAATCATTTTATATTAGCTGTATTGTATGCTTATACCAAG GAATGAACGCCGAAGAACAACAGAAGATGGGCGAACGCGTAGCCTTCTACCAACTCGCGGTAGACAAGCTAGCCGAAGCCCAGAAGCTCGCCAAATACGTAGAACCGGTCCAGGTCACCAAGGAAGCCCTAACGTTCACCAACGATGTGGTGGAGGGCAAGAGGAAAGCGGCGAAGAATGAGAACGAGTTTATTTATCATGAGGAGGTGCCGGAGAAGGATTTGCTGATGGATATGAAGCCGGTGTGCTTGGTTAAGGCTTTGCCGGTCAATTTGAATGATCCAGAG GTATCAGGCCCCGACATATTCTCCCGCCTGATCCCAATGGGCGCTCACGAGGCATCCTCCGTCTACTCTGAAGAGAAGGCCAAGTTGCTCCGGCAAGTGGTCGGCCAAGTGGAAGCCAAGAACACTGAGCTTACCGAGTTCATGTCCTCATTGCAGCTCGATCAGCTTGAAGTGCTGGATTCTGACCAGAA GATCCCTCAAGAGATAGTGGACAGATGCGCAGCTATGAACGCCAAGACTGAAGTTATTCAAACGCTGGTGGACTCTATGAATAACCTCGCTGAGATCATCAGCGACGTAGAAAACTCACTCGCTGAAATCAAGACACTCAttcag GAAGAGACTCTAAAAGAAAAAGAATTCCAAAAAGTGATGGGACCTCGCCCACCCTCCATAGTTCAAACCGAACTATCCAGAGAGTTCCACAAATACCAAGAGGCTCACGCGAGAACTAACGAGTCCAACCAAGTTCTACATAAGGCTATGACGTTACATATAGCTAATCTGAGGCAGCTGGCGGTACCCTTAGATGTACTGCAGAGTAGGATACCTACTATTGATAATATTG AGGGCCTAGACCGCGAAGCGATGACGGAAATGCGTCGCGTCGTCGGCAAAGCGCGCCACATGCAAGCGCAGCGCGACCAACTAGTCGGCTCTTTACGTGCCGCCGTGGCTGCCGATGACGTCACATCTGCGTTGCTGGCGAGAGCTACGGAACCAAGAGATCAGCTGTTTGCTCAGGAGTTGGCTAAGCATGATGCGCAG GTGAAAATAATAGAAACGAACCTTGCGGCTCAAGAGAACATCATCAACCGCCTGACTTCGCTATATGCTTCGTACGGAGAGTCGCGACGCATGCTATCAGACTTGCTGAGGAAGCGAGAGAGCATTATTAACG CCCTCATAACATCATACGACACGTACGGAGAGCTGCTTGGCAAATGCCAGAAGGGCCTGGAGTTCTACAAAAAGTTGAGCCACAACGTCAACCAACTTCTTACGAGATTGCGAGGAACTTGCCAAGTTCAGGAGGAGGAGAGGGAGTCACTGCTTGCCAAGAACAATAAGGGTAGTAAAG CGGCGACCCCCGCACCGTCTTCGCCAGCAAGAATGGAGAGGTCTGAGAGTGTAGAGCCTCGGAGCGAGGGTTCCGGCCTCAAACTGAAGGACTACCTTCCTTATATGAAGAAGAGACAACTGCCCAAGACTCCTCAAGGCACAG GTCAACCAGAAACGCTACCACCAGAAGCATACTACCCGGAGTCGATATACCCAACCTCCGTGAGGCCAGCTCCTGTTGGATCAGAAG CAACCGACCCAACTCAAATGCAACTCCCAGACGGTGTGATGCCTCAAATGATGCCGAACCAGTATTCCCGCTACGGCGCTCCCTACTCCCAAGAACCTGAACCTTACTCCACCCCCTCAAACTTCTCCTACGGCTCCAAAGGATATGAAAAACCAGAGGAAAACCCTTACTACTCAGCCTACACCCCTCCCCAATACTCACACCAAATGACTAACCCACAAACATATGCCAACCCATACTATTCTGGCTCGCAAGATAGTGGGACTATAGTCACAGATTCCCAAAGTACCTCCTACGCTATGCATAGCCAAGCTAACTCTAATATCCCAAGTAATAGCCAAAGCGTACCAAGCAGCGCGCCAACCACTAGCCAAACTAACACTCCATACATCTACGATATGTACGGACAAAATCAAATAGCACCAATCCCTGAGAACCCTTCAATGACTTATTCAGGACAGGACTTGACAGCTAACTTCTCTCAAATGCAAGTTTCAGCCCCTAAAGATTACCAACCATCGACGTTCGGTAATGATTATTCCCAAACTTACTATAGCGTTAACTACCCACAAGCAGCCACCCCTAACATGGCTACATACAGTAACGCTGAACAAAacaatactaatactaattctACGCAAAGTACTGATTATAACACTTTGAATTATCCATACAGCGAAGTGCCATACGCTCCTAATTCTGCGTCTACGTACGCACCCAACGCAGTTTCAACGTATGCACCCAATTCGGCTTCGACTTACGCACCCAATTCTACGGCAACTTACGCACCTGCCTCCGTTGCTTCATATACCGCAAGCGTTGCCAGCTCTACGTACGCCCCTAACTCTTCATCTACTTACGCAGCCAATTCCACAGGTGCTGCGTATACCCCAAACTCTGCTCCTAATGTGTCTGCTTTTATTTCCGAGCAATATAATTACACAACAGGCTATGAAACATCATCACAAAACTACCCCACATACACAAACGCTGATACCACAGCATACGTTACCACCACAGTCACTAATGTCCCAGTTTCCATCGAGTCTACGTACAACCCGCCGGAACCAAACCCAGCTCTGTCCCAAATAGACGCCTTCGACCAACCAATCAAATCCCACGTCACCGGCGAAGCTTTAAACTACCCCAAATACCAAAGCTACGAGCCGAGCTACACCCCCACCCCTACCCAAGAAGCACCACCGAGTTCTAACTACCACCAAGACCCATCGAATGTGAACTACGCGCATACCTATCAAAATCATCCTGGATACAACTTCAACCCAGGAACAGGCGCTTATGACTACAACTATGGATCACAAAATTCTTATGCCAGCTACGTTCAACCGAATATAGAGAATACAAAAGATCCAAATTGGAACCCCCAAGGAGTCTACACAAGCGCTGGGGCGTGTGAAACTCTCCAATCCCCTTCAGAGACCCCACAAACACCACAGCCAAGCGATAACCAGACTTACTACAACACCCCGTATGGATACATCACTAATACTAACCAGTCACAAGTGATGGTATCTAATCCTGAAGTAACGACTACCAATTATGGTGCCAATGTAAATCAGTCGACTTATATGCAGTCGGGGGAACAGTACAACACTAGTGTCACCTTTAGTAATAATCAAG CCACGACACCTAAGGAAGAAATACCGGAGCCGACTTTTGAGGCAAAACCAGAGCCAATCCAAGGTCCTCCAGTAGAAGAACCTACACcaataaaagaagaaattgAAATGGCTCCTGAGCCTTCAGTTTTCGACTTATTATCAGACATAGATTTCTCCGTCGAGCAGACACCTCTAACGCCTCAAATAAAAGTGCCACAGATATCAGAAAGCGCAATAAAAAAACCGATACAAGTGCCTAAAGTTGAGCCAACTCCTAAACCAGTGCCAAAAGAAGAGGTAATACAAAGACCGGCTAAGAGAGACCTGTTTTCGGATCCTAGTTTACTAAATAGCTTTACGCAGGAAGTGAAGAAACTCCAGGCTTTAGTTGACTCGTTGACTAATAAAGTGCCGGGCGGATTGACGCTTTTGGACTCCAAATGGAAGTCGTTCCAAGATTTACAA AATAAAGAAAACATGACGCGATCAAAGAATATCGCGAAACAATACAAGAGTGGTAACATCGGGCCCTATGACGACTCGCGTCTAACGCTCAGGAGTGACCCTAACGCTTATATCAACGCTTCATATTATAAG CAACTGTCTCCGTGGTGCATTCCCCTGGTGATATCCTCGATGCCTGAAGAGAGGAGCTACAGCGTTTTCTGGAAGGCGGTGGTCGAGAATAAAATCACATCAGTCGTTTGCTTGCTGAGCGAAATTGAG ATGCAAGGGAAATTCTACTGGCCAACAGCAAAGGGCCAATCTCTAGACCTGCCCGGTGTCAAAATAGTACTGGATGACGTCACATGCAATGTACATTGGACTGAACGGAATCTAACCGTGACGCACGGAAGCACTGTGCATAAAGTCAACCATTATCAGATCAGCGTGTTcccagccaa AATCGTCTGCTCTCCTATCATCCTCCTCGTGGACGAGATCCTCTCGGAAACCTTCGAGAACCGTCTCAGCAACCAGCTCAGCGGCGCCTGGCTGCAGTGCGGGCCGGGCGGCGGGCGCAGCGCGCTGCTCGCGCTGACTGTAGCGCTCGCGTGCCAAGTGCGCGCGGGGCAGCCGCAGCTGTGCG ATACGCTGGACGCGGCATGTGCGAACCTCTACAAGCACCGGACTGACGTGCTAGAAGACACCAAGTTCCTCGCTGATGCTTATAGGACGGCGCTGTTCTACGTGCAAGGAGTGCTTTGTTCTG GTACGACATCATTCAACGGCGAAGCCATCTCCGTCCCGACCGGCGCGTCCGTGCTCCCGCCACCCCCCACCACCCCCGCCCCTTCCTCCCAGAGAACCAAGTTCTCGCGAGAATCCTTCGAGGAGATGAAACAGTCGCCCGGCCTCAAGAGCGGAGATATGAAGGACCCGCTCAATTTCCTCGACCCACTCTGGAGTTTGAAGaagaaataa